From Macaca fascicularis isolate 582-1 chromosome 14, T2T-MFA8v1.1, a single genomic window includes:
- the LARGE2 gene encoding xylosyl- and glucuronyltransferase LARGE2 isoform X10: protein MLPRGRPRALGAAALLLLLLLLGFLLFGGDLGCERRKRGGRAGAPGCFPGPLMPRVPPDGRLRRAAALDGDPGAGPGDHNRSDCGPPPPRPSKCELLHVAIVCAGHNSSRDVITLVKSMLFYRKNPLHLHLVTDAVARNILEMLFHTWMVPAVRVSFYNADELKSQVSWIPNKHYSGLYGLMKLVLPSALPTELAHVIVLDTDVTFASDISELWALFAHFSDTQAIGLVENQSDWYLGNLWKNHRPWPALGRGFNTGVILLRLDRLRQAGWEQMWRLTARRELLTLPATSLADQDIFNAVIKEHPGLVQPLPCVWNVQLSDHTLAERCYSVASDLKVIHWNSPKKLQVKNKHVEFFRNFYLTFLEYDGNLLRRELFGCPSQPPPGAEQLQQALAQLNEEDPCFEFRQQQLTVHRVHVTFLPHEPPPPRPHDVTLVAQLSMDRLQMLEALCRHWPGPMSLALYLTDAEAQQFLRFIEASPVLAARQDVAYHVVYREGPLYPVNQLRNVALAQALTPYVFLSDIDFLPAYSLYDYLRLFL, encoded by the exons ATGCTGCCCCGAGGGCGCCCCCGGGCGCTGGGGGCCGCCgcgctgttgctgctgctgctgctgctcggATTCCTCCTGTTCGGTGGGGATCTGGGGTGTGAGCGCCGCAAGCGGGGCGGGCGAGCCGGGGCCCCGGGATGCTTCCCCGGCCCGCTCATGCCACGTGTCCCCCCAGACGGGAGGCTGCGGAGAGCCGCCGCCCTCGACGGAGACCCGGGGGCTGGCCCCGGGGACCACAACCGCTCCGACtgcggcccgccgccgccgcggccgtCCAAGTGCGAG CTCTTGCATGTGGCCATCGTGTGTGCGGGGCATAACTCCAGCCGAGACGTCATCACCCTGGTGAAGTCCATGCTCTTCTACAG GAAAAATCCACTGCACCTCCACTTGGTAACTGATGCCGTGGCCAGAAACATCCTGGAGATGCTCTTCCACACGTGGATGGTGCCTGCTGTCCGTGTCAGCTTTTACAACGCCGATGAGCTCAAG TCCCAGGTCTCCTGGATCCCCAACAAGCACTACTCCGGCCTGTATGGGCTAATGAAGCTGGTGCTGCCCAGCGCCTTGCCCACTGAGCTGGCCCACGTCATTGTCCTGGACACGGATGTCACCTTCGCCTCTGACATCTCGGAGCTCTGGGCACTCTTTGCTCACTTTTCTG ACACGCAGGCGATCGGTCTTGTGGAGAACCAGAGTGACTGGTACCTGGGCAACCTCTGGAAGAACCACAGGCCCTGGCCTGCCTTGGGCCGGGGATTTAACACAG GTGTGATCCTACTGCGGCTGGACCGGCTCCGGCAGGCTGGCTGGGAGCAGATGTGGAGGCTGACGGCCAGGCGGGAGCTCCTTACCCTGCCTGCCACCTCACTGGCTGACCAG GACATCTTCAACGCTGTGATCAAGGAGCATCCGGGGCTagtgcagcctctgccttgcGTCTGGAACGTGCAGCTGTCAGATCACACACTGGCCGAGCGCTGCTACTCTGTGGCGTCTGACCTCAAG GTGATCCACTGGAACTCACCAAAGAAGCTTCAGGTGAAGAACAAGCATGTGGAATTCTTCCGCAATTTCTACCTGACCTTCCTGGAGTACGATGGGAACCTGCTGCGGAGAGAGCTCTTTGGGTGCCCCAGCCAGCCCCCGCCTGGTGCCGAGCAG TTGCAGCAGGCCCTGGCACAACTCAACGAGGAAGACCCCTGCTTTGAATTCCGGCAGCAGCAGCTCACTGTGCACCGTGTGCACGTCACTTTCCTGCCCCATGAGCCGCCACCCCCCCGGCCTCACGATGTCACCCTTGTGGCCCAGCTGTCCATGGACCG GCTGCAGATGTTGGAAGCCCTGTGCAGGCACTGGCCTGGCCCCATGAGCCTGGCCTTGTACCTGACAGATGCAGAAGCTCAGCAGTTCCTGCGTTTCATCGAGGCCTCACCAGTGCTTGCTGCCCGGCAGGACGTGGCCTACCACGTGGTGTACCGTGAGGGGCCCCTGTACCCTGTCAACCAGCTCCGCAACGTGGCCTTGGCCCAGGCCCTCACACCTTACGTCTTCCTCAGTGACATTGACTTCCTGCCTGCCTATTCTCTCTACGACTACCTCAG GCTGTTTCTCTAG
- the LARGE2 gene encoding xylosyl- and glucuronyltransferase LARGE2 isoform X8, with protein MLPRGRPRALGAAALLLLLLLLGFLLFDGRLRRAAALDGDPGAGPGDHNRSDCGPPPPRPSKCELLHVAIVCAGHNSSRDVITLVKSMLFYRKNPLHLHLVTDAVARNILEMLFHTWMVPAVRVSFYNADELKSQVSWIPNKHYSGLYGLMKLVLPSALPTELAHVIVLDTDVTFASDISELWALFAHFSDTQAIGLVENQSDWYLGNLWKNHRPWPALGRGFNTGVILLRLDRLRQAGWEQMWRLTARRELLTLPATSLADQDIFNAVIKEHPGLVQPLPCVWNVQLSDHTLAERCYSVASDLKVIHWNSPKKLQVKNKHVEFFRNFYLTFLEYDGNLLRRELFGCPSQPPPGAEQLQQALAQLNEEDPCFEFRQQQLTVHRVHVTFLPHEPPPPRPHDVTLVAQLSMDRLQMLEALCRHWPGPMSLALYLTDAEAQQFLRFIEASPVLAARQDVAYHVVYREGPLYPVNQLRNVALAQALTPYVFLSDIDFLPAYSLYDYLRASIEQLGLGSQRKAALVVPAFETLHYRFSFPHSKVELLALLDVGALYTFRYHEWPRGHAPTDYARWREAQAPYRVQWAADYEPYVVVPRDCPRYDPRFVGFGWNKVAHIVELDAQEYELLVLPEAFTIHLPHAPSLDISRFRSSPTYRDCLQALKDEFHQDLSRHHGAAALKYLPALQQPQSPARD; from the exons ATGCTGCCCCGAGGGCGCCCCCGGGCGCTGGGGGCCGCCgcgctgttgctgctgctgctgctgctcggATTCCTCCTGTTCG ACGGGAGGCTGCGGAGAGCCGCCGCCCTCGACGGAGACCCGGGGGCTGGCCCCGGGGACCACAACCGCTCCGACtgcggcccgccgccgccgcggccgtCCAAGTGCGAG CTCTTGCATGTGGCCATCGTGTGTGCGGGGCATAACTCCAGCCGAGACGTCATCACCCTGGTGAAGTCCATGCTCTTCTACAG GAAAAATCCACTGCACCTCCACTTGGTAACTGATGCCGTGGCCAGAAACATCCTGGAGATGCTCTTCCACACGTGGATGGTGCCTGCTGTCCGTGTCAGCTTTTACAACGCCGATGAGCTCAAG TCCCAGGTCTCCTGGATCCCCAACAAGCACTACTCCGGCCTGTATGGGCTAATGAAGCTGGTGCTGCCCAGCGCCTTGCCCACTGAGCTGGCCCACGTCATTGTCCTGGACACGGATGTCACCTTCGCCTCTGACATCTCGGAGCTCTGGGCACTCTTTGCTCACTTTTCTG ACACGCAGGCGATCGGTCTTGTGGAGAACCAGAGTGACTGGTACCTGGGCAACCTCTGGAAGAACCACAGGCCCTGGCCTGCCTTGGGCCGGGGATTTAACACAG GTGTGATCCTACTGCGGCTGGACCGGCTCCGGCAGGCTGGCTGGGAGCAGATGTGGAGGCTGACGGCCAGGCGGGAGCTCCTTACCCTGCCTGCCACCTCACTGGCTGACCAG GACATCTTCAACGCTGTGATCAAGGAGCATCCGGGGCTagtgcagcctctgccttgcGTCTGGAACGTGCAGCTGTCAGATCACACACTGGCCGAGCGCTGCTACTCTGTGGCGTCTGACCTCAAG GTGATCCACTGGAACTCACCAAAGAAGCTTCAGGTGAAGAACAAGCATGTGGAATTCTTCCGCAATTTCTACCTGACCTTCCTGGAGTACGATGGGAACCTGCTGCGGAGAGAGCTCTTTGGGTGCCCCAGCCAGCCCCCGCCTGGTGCCGAGCAG TTGCAGCAGGCCCTGGCACAACTCAACGAGGAAGACCCCTGCTTTGAATTCCGGCAGCAGCAGCTCACTGTGCACCGTGTGCACGTCACTTTCCTGCCCCATGAGCCGCCACCCCCCCGGCCTCACGATGTCACCCTTGTGGCCCAGCTGTCCATGGACCG GCTGCAGATGTTGGAAGCCCTGTGCAGGCACTGGCCTGGCCCCATGAGCCTGGCCTTGTACCTGACAGATGCAGAAGCTCAGCAGTTCCTGCGTTTCATCGAGGCCTCACCAGTGCTTGCTGCCCGGCAGGACGTGGCCTACCACGTGGTGTACCGTGAGGGGCCCCTGTACCCTGTCAACCAGCTCCGCAACGTGGCCTTGGCCCAGGCCCTCACACCTTACGTCTTCCTCAGTGACATTGACTTCCTGCCTGCCTATTCTCTCTACGACTACCTCAG GGCCTCCATTGagcagctggggctgggcagcCAGCGAAAGGCAGCGCTGGTGGTGCCGGCATTCGAGACCCTGCACTACCGCTTCAGCTTCCCCCATTCCAAGGTGGAGCTGCTGGCCTTGCTGGATGTGGGCGCTCTCTACACCTTCAG GTACCACGAGTGGCCCCGGGGCCACGCACCCACAGACTATGCCCGCTGGCGGGAAGCTCAGGCCCCGTACCGTGTACAATGGGCGGCCGACTATGAACCCTACGTGGTGGTGCCACGTGACTGTCCCCGCTATGACCCTCGCTTTGTGGGCTTCGGCTGGAACAAGGTGGCTCACATTGTGGAGCTGGATGCCCAG GAATATGAGCTCCTGGTGCTGCCTGAGGCCTTCACCATCCATCTGCCCCATGCTCCAAGCCTGGACATCTCCCGCTTCCGCTCCAGCCCCACCTATCGTGACTGCCTCCAGGCCCTCAAGGATGAATTCCACCAGGACTTGTCCCGCCACCATGGGGCTGCTGCCCTCAAATACCTCCCGGCCCTGCAGCAGCCCCAGAGCCCCGCCCGagactga
- the LARGE2 gene encoding xylosyl- and glucuronyltransferase LARGE2 isoform X11, with protein sequence MLPRGRPRALGAAALLLLLLLLGFLLFGGDLGCERRKRGGRAGAPGCFPGPLMPRVPPDGRLRRAAALDGDPGAGPGDHNRSDCGPPPPRPSKCELLHVAIVCAGHNSSRDVITLVKSMLFYRKNPLHLHLVTDAVARNILEMLFHTWMVPAVRVSFYNADELKSQVSWIPNKHYSGLYGLMKLVLPSALPTELAHVIVLDTDVTFASDISELWALFAHFSDTQAIGLVENQSDWYLGNLWKNHRPWPALGRGFNTGVILLRLDRLRQAGWEQMWRLTARRELLTLPATSLADQDIFNAVIKEHPGLVQPLPCVWNVQLSDHTLAERCYSVASDLKVIHWNSPKKLQVKNKHVEFFRNFYLTFLEYDGNLLRRELFGCPSQPPPGAEQLQQALAQLNEEDPCFEFRQQQLTVHRVHVTFLPHEPPPPRPHDVTLVAQLSMDRTWPTTWCTVRGPCTLSTSSATWPWPRPSHLTSSSVTLTSCLPILSTTTSGCQQGSQGQLQQQLHLWLYPPVALDKMAHGGRVLWLMP encoded by the exons ATGCTGCCCCGAGGGCGCCCCCGGGCGCTGGGGGCCGCCgcgctgttgctgctgctgctgctgctcggATTCCTCCTGTTCGGTGGGGATCTGGGGTGTGAGCGCCGCAAGCGGGGCGGGCGAGCCGGGGCCCCGGGATGCTTCCCCGGCCCGCTCATGCCACGTGTCCCCCCAGACGGGAGGCTGCGGAGAGCCGCCGCCCTCGACGGAGACCCGGGGGCTGGCCCCGGGGACCACAACCGCTCCGACtgcggcccgccgccgccgcggccgtCCAAGTGCGAG CTCTTGCATGTGGCCATCGTGTGTGCGGGGCATAACTCCAGCCGAGACGTCATCACCCTGGTGAAGTCCATGCTCTTCTACAG GAAAAATCCACTGCACCTCCACTTGGTAACTGATGCCGTGGCCAGAAACATCCTGGAGATGCTCTTCCACACGTGGATGGTGCCTGCTGTCCGTGTCAGCTTTTACAACGCCGATGAGCTCAAG TCCCAGGTCTCCTGGATCCCCAACAAGCACTACTCCGGCCTGTATGGGCTAATGAAGCTGGTGCTGCCCAGCGCCTTGCCCACTGAGCTGGCCCACGTCATTGTCCTGGACACGGATGTCACCTTCGCCTCTGACATCTCGGAGCTCTGGGCACTCTTTGCTCACTTTTCTG ACACGCAGGCGATCGGTCTTGTGGAGAACCAGAGTGACTGGTACCTGGGCAACCTCTGGAAGAACCACAGGCCCTGGCCTGCCTTGGGCCGGGGATTTAACACAG GTGTGATCCTACTGCGGCTGGACCGGCTCCGGCAGGCTGGCTGGGAGCAGATGTGGAGGCTGACGGCCAGGCGGGAGCTCCTTACCCTGCCTGCCACCTCACTGGCTGACCAG GACATCTTCAACGCTGTGATCAAGGAGCATCCGGGGCTagtgcagcctctgccttgcGTCTGGAACGTGCAGCTGTCAGATCACACACTGGCCGAGCGCTGCTACTCTGTGGCGTCTGACCTCAAG GTGATCCACTGGAACTCACCAAAGAAGCTTCAGGTGAAGAACAAGCATGTGGAATTCTTCCGCAATTTCTACCTGACCTTCCTGGAGTACGATGGGAACCTGCTGCGGAGAGAGCTCTTTGGGTGCCCCAGCCAGCCCCCGCCTGGTGCCGAGCAG TTGCAGCAGGCCCTGGCACAACTCAACGAGGAAGACCCCTGCTTTGAATTCCGGCAGCAGCAGCTCACTGTGCACCGTGTGCACGTCACTTTCCTGCCCCATGAGCCGCCACCCCCCCGGCCTCACGATGTCACCCTTGTGGCCCAGCTGTCCATGGACCG GACGTGGCCTACCACGTGGTGTACCGTGAGGGGCCCCTGTACCCTGTCAACCAGCTCCGCAACGTGGCCTTGGCCCAGGCCCTCACACCTTACGTCTTCCTCAGTGACATTGACTTCCTGCCTGCCTATTCTCTCTACGACTACCTCAG GCTGTCAACAGGGAAGCCAGGGCCAGCTTCAACAGCAGCTCCACCTGTGGTTGTATCCACCCGTCGCATTGGACAAGATGGCCCATGGTGGACGGGTCCTGTGGCTAATGCCCTGA